The Amycolatopsis methanolica 239 nucleotide sequence GCACCCAGGCGGTCGGCCTGGCCGCGCTCGGGCACAGCGTGATCGGCACCGATCTCAGCCCTGGCGCGCTGGCCCGGGTGCCGGACCTCCCGGTCGCCGCCGCCGACATGCGCGCCCTGCCGTTCCCGGACGCGACCTTCGACGCGGTGGTGTGCGCCGACAACTCGCTGCCGCACCTGCTGACCGCCGAGGACATGGGCCGGGCGCTCACCGAGATGCACCGCGTCCTGGGCAAAGCCGGCCGGCTGATCCTGAGCACCCGCGACTACGACGAGGCAAGACGCACCCACCCGACCGCCACGCCCCCGTCAGTGCACGAGGCCGCGGAGGGCCGCACGATCACTTTCCAGCTCTGGCACTGGCACACCGACGGTGAGCGCTACGACGTCGAGCTGTGCCAGGTTTTCCCGGATCTGACGACGACGGTTCACACAACGACGTACTGGGCGATCACCCGCGCCGAGTTGCAAAGCCTCGTCAACGCGGCAGGCTTCTCCGACCCGACATGGCACGAGCCTGAGGAGAGTGGGTTCTTCCAGCCAATCCTGACGGCCAAAACCTGAGCTGGTCCAAACCCAACGCGCTCGGCGCCCGCCAAGACGAGGAGCTCGCACCGTGGGGGCCCGGGGGCGCCCCCGAAAAAACACAGTGGACGAAGTCCCCTTTCAAGAAGGGCAAGGCCCTTCATGAAAGGGGACCCCCGCACCCGTCAGAGCCTGCTTATCCTTGCTGCCTTCCGGCCCTGGGGAGGTTCACAGGATGGACGCCGCGGGGGTCCGCCTTCAGTGTACTCAACCGGTCGTCGTGCCTGTCGTCAGGTCGTAGACCGTGCTGCCGCCCACCGTCTGAGCTGTGAAGTTCTCCGCCACCCACTGCGCGATCTCGCCGGAGCCGCCCGGGCCCATGCCGCCCATGCCGCCGGAGACGTAGTACGTGATCTCGCCGCGCGCGACGTACTGCTTGAACTCGTCGAGCGTCGGCGCGGGGTCGCCGCCGTTGAAGCCGCCGATGGCGATCACCGCGGTGTCGGAGTTCAGCGCGAGGCCGGCCGCGGATTGGGAGCCGTTGGTCGCCGCGGACCACTTGGTCGTGGTCGCCTTCAACAGCGAGATCAGTTCGCTGCTGGTCTGCCCACCACCGAATCCGCCTCCGCCGAAGCCCATGGAGTTGCCGGACGGCCCGGACGTCGGAATGGACCCGGTGTGCCCCTGGCTCGCGGTGACCACGGCGTACGCGGCCGGTGCGAGCAGCCCGGTGACCACCCCGGCGACGGCGAGCACGATCCCCGCCCGGCGGATCCGGTCGAGCCCGAACAGCAGCCCGGTCACCACGAGCGCGGTCAGCACCAGCAGCACCCACCGCAGCCACGGCTGCCAGTCCGGCGTCCGCGCCAGCAGGATGAAGTCCCACACCCCGGTCGCGGCGAGCATCAGCGCCAGCACGATCCGGGCGGCGAAGTTGCGCCGTCCGCGCCACAGCTCGACCGCGCCGATGCCGGCCAGTCCGGCGATGCCCGGGGCGAGCGCCACCGTGTAGTACGGGTGGATCGTGCCGCTCATGAAGCTGAACACCAGCGCGGTGACGACCGTCCAGCCGCCCCACAGCAGCAGCGCGGCACGCGTGCGGTCCAGGCGCGGCGCGAACCGGGTGAACCACAACCCGGCGGCCATCGCGATCAGCGCGGCGGGCAGCAGCCACGAGATCTCCAGGCCGAACGCGGCGCCGAACATGCGGAACAGGCCGGTCTCGCCGCCGAACATGGTGTTGCCGCCCATGCCGCCGCCACCGCCGCCATTGCCGTCGCCGCCGAAGATGCGGCCGAGGCCGTTGTAGCCGAAGGCCAGCTCCAGCGGCGTGTTGTCGGTGGAGCCGCCGATGTAGGGCCGGGACTCGGTGGGCCACAACGCGACCGCCACGATCCACCAGCCGGTCGCCACCACGAGCGCGACCGCGGCGCCGAGAAGCTGCAGCAGCCGCCTGCCCAGCCCGGTCGGCGCCGCGACCAGGTACACCAGCGCGAACGCGGGCAGTACCAGGAACGCCTGCAGCATCTTGGTGAGGAACCCGAACCCGAGCGCGGCGCCGGCGAGCATCAGCCAGCCGGTGCTCGCCCGGTCCAGCGCCCGGACGGTGCAGTAGGCGCCGGCCACCATCAGCAGCACCAGCAGCGCGTCCGGGTTGTTGAACTTGAACATCAGCGCCGCGACCGGCGTCAGCGCGAGCGCCGCGCCGGCGATCAGCCCGGCCAGCGGACCCGAGGTGCGCCGCACCGCGGCGTACAGCAGCGCCACCGAACCGACGCCGCACAAGGCGTTGGGCAACAGCATGCTGAAGCTGGAGAAGCCGAGCAGCCGCCCGGACAGCGCCATCAGCCACAGCGACGCGGGCGGTTTGTCGACGGTGATGACGTTGCCCGGGTCCAGCGACCCGAAGAACAGGGCCTCCCAGTTCTTCGTGCCCGCCTGCACGGCCATGGCGTAGAAGTCGTTGGCGTACCCGGACGCGCTCAGGTTCCACAGGTACAGCGCGGCGGTCGCGACCAGCAGGACCGCGACCGACGGCCGGACCCACGGCGGACGGCCCGCGGTCCGCGTGCGCGCCGCGGCGGGGACCGGCCCGAGGCGGGCCGGATCGGAAGAAACAGCCGCAGTCGACATGTCGAGTCGGTTCTCCTATCGGTTCTTTCGGAAGACCCAGTTGCGGAACAGCAGGAACCGCAGGACGGTCGCGACCAGGTTGGCCAGTACGAGCACCACCAGCTCGGCGAACCGGCCCGGTTCGGCGCCGGCGTGCAGGAGCGCGAGTGATCCGCTGGTCAGCGCCAGCCCGAGGCCGAAGACGATCAGGCCTTCGAACTGGTGCCGCCCGGCGCCCTTCGACCCGCGCACGCCGAAGGTGAACCGCCGGTTGGCCGCGGTGTTGGCGACCGCGGTGACCAGCAACGCGATCAGGTTCGCCGCCTGCGCGCCGACTCCGGTGCGCAGCAGGAGGTAGAGCACCAGGTAGGCCAGGGTGCTGCCGACGCCGATCGCGGCGAACCGGACGAGCTGCCTGGCCAGTTTCGGCGGGACGCCGGGTTCGGTGACGGCGATCGGGTGCCTCCCCAGCTGGGCGCGGATCTGGCTGATGGGCAGGGTGCCGCGGGCGAAGCCGCGGATCATCCTGGCGACGCCCTTGAGGTCCGCGGTGGCGGTGGCGACGATGTCGACCGACGAGTTCGGGTCGTCCACCCAGTCCACCGGCACCTCGTGGATGCGCAGGCCGGAGCGTTGCGCGAGGACGAGCAGTTCGGTGTCGAAGAACCAGCCGGTGTCCTCGACCAGCGGCAGCAGCTCGCGGGCGACGTCGGCGCGGATGGCCTTGAAGCCGCACTGCGCGTCGGTGAACCGGGCGGCCAGCGCGCCGCGCAGGATCAGGTTGTAGCAGCGCGAGATGAACTCGCGCTTGGGGCCGCGCACCACCCGGGCGCCACGCGCCAGCCGGGAGCCGATCGCCAGGTCGGAGTGCCCGGAGATGAGCGGCGCGACCAGCGGGAACAGCGCGGCGAGGTCGGTGGACAGGTCGACGTCCATGTAGGCAAGCACCTGGGCGTCGGAGGCGGACCAGGCGGCGTTGAGCGCGCGGCCGCGGCCCTTCTGGTCCAGGTGCCGCACCTCGACCTCGGGCAGCTCTTCGGCGAGCGCCTGGGCGATCGCCAGCGTCGAGTCGGTGCTCGCGTTGTCGGCGACGGTGATGCGGAACGGGTAGGGCAGTGCGTCGGACAGGTAGGCGTGCAGGCGGCGCACGCAGGGCGCGAGGTCGGTCTCCTCGTTGTACACGGGGACGACGACGTCGAGGACCGGGGACGTGCTCCGTTGCGGTGGGTCGGCCGGCCGAGGTGCGGGAGAGGCGTCGGCGGAGGTCGTCATGAACACTGACGGTGGCCCGCCGCGTTGTGGCGATCATGTGTCCGAGCTGTGCGGAGCCTGTGAGCGGCTCCCGAACGGGCTACCTGGGGAAACGCACCGTGAATTCGGTGTGACCCGGCTTGCTTTCGACGCCGACGCGGCCGCGGTGGGCGGCGACGACAGCGGCCACGATCGCCAGCCCGAGGCCGGTGCTGCCGGCCGCTCGGGACCGGGACGTGTCGCCGCGGGCGAAGCGCTCGAACACCGTCGGCAGGACCTCGGGCGCGATCCCGGGACCGTTGTCGGTCACCCGCAGCACGGCCTCGTCGCCCTCGACGGACAGCTTGGTGGTGACCACCGTGTCCGGCGGGGTGTGGGTGCGGGCGTTGTTGAGCAGGTTGAGCACGACCTGGTGCAGCTGGTCGGCGTCGCCGACGACGGTGATCGGATCGACCGGGACGTCGAGCAGCCACCGGTGGTCGCGCCCAGCGACGTGCGCGTCGGACACCGCGTCGGCGACGATGCGGGAGAAGTCGACCGCCTCGTAGACGCGGTGCCGCCCGGAGTCCAGGCGCGCGAGCAGCAGCAGGTCCTCGACCAGGGTGGTCATCCGGGCCGATTCCGACTCGACGCGGCCCAACGCGAACGCGATGTCCGGTGGCACGGTGTCGCCGCTGTCACCGCTGCGCCTGGCCAGCTCGGCGTACCCGCGGATGGCCGCGAGCGGTGTGCGCAGCTCGTGGCTGGCGTCGGCGACGAACTGGCGCACCCGGTTTTCGCTGGCCTGCCGCGCGTTCAGCGCCGCGCCGACGTGCCCGAGCATCTGGTTGAACGCCGCGCCCACCTTGCCGACCTCGGTGCGGGTGTCGGTGTCCACCGGCGGCACCCGGATCGACAGGGCCACCTCGCCGCGGTCGAGCTGCAGCTGGGACACCTTCGACGCGGTGTCCGCCAGCCGGTCCAGCGGGCGCATGGTCTGGCGGATGGTGATCGCGCCGAGCCCGCCCGCGATGAGCAGCCCGCCGAGCGCGACCCCGCCGAAGATGAAGCCGAGCCGCCACAGCGTTTCGTTCACCTCCGCCAGCGGCAGGCCGGTGATCAGGAGCGCGCCATCCTGCGCGCGCACCGACACGACCCGGTAGTCGCCGAGGTCGCCGAGGTCGACGCTGCGCCGCTTGCCGTCGGCAGGCAGCGAGAGCAGCGTGCGCAGCTCCGCGGACGGCACCGGGTCGCTGGGGAACGGGTTGTTCGAGGACGTCGAACCCCCGCGCAGCACCCCGGCCCGCACGGCGCCGTCCGGGAACACGACGACGGCCAGCGTGCCGATGCCCTGGCCCGGAACGCGCAGTGAATCCGGCGGCGGCTGGTTGGCCGAGCCGTTCCAGGAGCCCGGCGGCGGCTGGCGGGTGCCGCGCTCGCTCGCGGCGGCCAGGCGGTCGTCGAGCTGGTGGTAGAGGAAGCTGCGCAGCGCGATCTCGGTGACCAGGCCGACGACCAGGCACACGAGCGCGAGCAGCGCGATGACCTGCGCGATCAGCTTGCCGCGCAGGGAGGAGGGCAGGAGCCGCCGTGGGCGGGCGTGCTCAGCCTGCCGGCTTGAGGACATACCCCGCGCCGCGCATCGTGTGGATCATCGGCTCCCGGCCCGCGTCGATCTTCTTCCGCAGGTAGGAAATATAGAGTTCCACGATGTTGGCCTGGCCGCCGAAGTCGTAGCTCCACACCCGGTCCAGGATCTGGGCCTTGGACAGCACCCGCTTCGGGTTGCGCATCAGGAAGCGGAGCAACTCGAACTCGGTCGCGGTCAGGGAGATCGGGTCGCCGCCGCGGAACACCTCGCGGCTGTCCTCGTCCAGGGTCAGGTCGCCGACCGTCAGCGTCGACCCCTCGTTGGCGGACACCACGCGCGAGCGGCGCAGCAGCGCACGCAGCCGCAGCACGACCTCTTCCAGGCTGAACGGCTTGGTGACGTAGTCGTCGCCGCCCGCGGTCAGCCCGGCGATGCGGTCCTCGACCGCGTCCCGCGCGGTGAGGAACAGGACGGGCAGGTGCGGCGCCTCGGCACGCAGCTTGCTCAGCACCTCCAGGCCGCTGAAGTCGGGCAGCATCACGTCGAGGACGACGGCGTCCGGGCGGAAGTCGCGGGCGACGCGGACCGCCTCGGTGCCGGTGCCGGCGCTGCGGGTCTCCCAGCCCTCCATGCGCAGGGCCATCGACACCAGCTCGGCCAGGGTCTCCTCGTCGTCGACCACGAGGACGCGCACCGCCGAGCCGTCGGGGTGCTTGAGGTCGGCCTTGCCCGCACCGGACATCGCGGCGTTCATGCTGGTCATGGTCCCATCTTCGGCCGCCCCGATGGGTCCTCCCTGTGACCCGTCTGTGTGTTTCCTGTGAGCGCCGGCCGCGCACAGCGTCCGCCCACCTCGCACACAGCCTCTGCACAGCCGGGCCGCCGAACCTGTGGGGTGGCAGGGGTGGACCCTGCCGCGACCGAACGCGAAAGGGACACGATGAGCACGGAGCCGACGACCACCGAGGCACCTGCCGCCGCGTGGGGCGACCCGCAACCGCCCGCGCCGAAGTGGTCCGGCAGGAAGACCGCGATCGCCGCGGCCGTCGCGGTCGTCATCGCCGCCGTCGGCGGGGTCGCGATCTACGCGGGCACCTCGTCCGAGGCGAACCAGCAGGGCGGCATGGGCGGGTTTCCCGGTGGGGGACGCATGATGGATGGTGCGGGCGGCACCGCGTCGATCCTGCGTGAGGCGCTGCACGGCGACTTCACGGTGTCCGCCGACGGCGGCTACGCGGTCGAGCGGTTCCAGACCGGCGAGGTCAGCGCGCTGAGCGCCACCTCGATCACGGTGAAGAGCAAGGACGGCTACACCCAGACCTACGTGATCGACTCGTCGACGGAGAAGGCGGGCAACCTGGCCACCGGCTCGACGGTCACGGTGCTGGCGAAGGTCTCCGGCGACACGGCCACCGCCACGTCGATCACCGACGGCTCGGCCCAGCAGGGCTTCCCCGGTGGGCAGCGGGGCGGCTTCCCCGGTGGTCAGGGCGGGTTTCCGGGCGGCGGCAGCAGGCCGTCGAACTGATCCGGCCGGCGCTTCCGGGTCGTCCGGCGACCCGGAAGCGCCACTCGCCCGTATGTGGTCAATAACACACGAGTTTCGATAATCCCGGATCAGCGCAGGTCGAACTGGCCCGCCTTGACCCCTTCGAGGAAGGCCGCCCACTCGCCCGCGTCGAACACGAAGACCGGGCTGCTCGCCAGCTTGGTGTCGCGCACCCCGACGAGGCCCGGCGCGGCGAGGTTGACCTCCACGCAGTTCCCACCGTTGGGCTCGCTGGCGAAGGACTTCTGCCACTTCGACTCGTCGAACAGGTGCGCCGCCGTCTGCGGGTCGTAATCCACCGGTCGCGGGTATTCCGGCATCAGTCCCTACCTCCGTGCCTGAGGTCCCGCCCCGTCGCGTGGCGAAACGGCGCGAGCCCTGGTCCTTTCGTTGGAACCACGTGGGTCCAGTCGGGTGATCCAAATTTTGACCACTCGACACTGGGATTATTCCAGGAGTAGGATTATTCCCGCCGGTCGGGTCGATCACAGGCCCGAGTCGCGTGTTCTGGGGGAGGTCGGCGGTGCTCGGAGTGGACGTCGCGGAGCGGCCCGCGGCCCCGTGCCGGCTGGCCCCGTTCATGGTCGTCGGCAAGGTCAACGGCCGGGACGAGGCCGCTCGCGCCGCCGGCCCGGCGGAAGCGCTTTCCCTGATGCTCGGCTGGCTGGCGGCGGACGTCGACGCCACGGCGGTCTGGTACCTGCGCGAGGACTGGCCGGGCCCCGTCACCGTGATCGGCAGGCAGGCACCCGGAACCGCGCGCGAGACCCGCCGGTGCGCGCACCTGTTCCCGCTCGAACCCGGCGCGGTTCTGCGCGGCGCGCTGACCGCCGGCTGCGGCGCGCGCCTCCGGCTGCCGGAGATCGAATGGCTGCCTCTCGGCGCCGGCATGCCATGCGAGCACTGCCTCGCCACGGCCGGCGTCTGCCGGAATCCGCGGCCGCTACTGGAAGGGGGACGGAGATGACCGTCCGGATCCTGACCGACTCGACGGTTCCGCACCGGAGCGAGCCCGCGGTGGAGACACGCGGCCGCCGCCGGTGGACGCTGCTGCCGCGCTCGTTCCGGCGGCACTGGCACGCGTGGCGGCACAGCGCGGAACTGGCGCTGCCCCGGCCCCGCGGCTGACGGCTACCGCCCCGCCGCGCAACCGCAGAACCGCGTCGCCGAACCGGTACTCGTAGCGGCACTCCTCGCCGACCGCGGGCGGTTTCGGCAGGTCCTGGCGGTCATCCCCGCTTCCGGCCCACCCCGCACCACCCGTCGACATCGACGGCTTCGCCACGAAGTTCCGCGTCACCGGGGACGGCGCCTCGTCCAGCCGCCACTGCGGCAGCCACACCACGCCCGGCTCCACCATTTCGAAGTCGCCGAAGAACGACGCGATCTCGTCGTGCCGACGGGAGAACGCGGGCGTGCCGTCCGTTCCAGGAGGGCAGCCGCGGGTTCCTGATGGGCGAGGCGGCGGTCGCGTTCGTGCTGTCGCGCTGCGGGAGATCCCCGGGCCGTGCGACGTGTTCCTGTGCCTCTACGTCTTCGAGGTGCTGCCGACCCCCGAGTACGGCGAGCGCATCCTGCGGCTCGCGCACCGCATGCTCGCCCCTGGCGGTCTCGCCCTGATCCAGATCAAGTACGACGAGGGCCGGTGGCTGACCCGGCCGCGCCGCCGCTCGTACCGGACGGGCCCGGCGCAGATGACGACCTACGCGATCCCGGAGTTCTGGAAGCTGGCCGCCAGGGTGGGGCTCCGGCCGGAGGCGATCGAACTGGTGCCGGAGAACGAACTGGACGAGCGCTACGCCTACTTCTTCCTGACCAGGCCCTGACCGCGGCGTTCCAGCTCGCGGCGCTGTAGGTCATCAGCTCCGCGCTCCCGAGGAAGGTCGTGTCCACCTGGGGCGTCAGGACGATCGTGGCGACGACGTTGACGGCCCGGCTGAGCACGATCGACATCGCGAGCGCGAAGCTGCGTGCCATCCACTTGCGGTGATCGCCGAAGCGGCGCCGACGGGCCATCCGCCACCCGGTGGCCGTGACCGCCAGCCACAGCGCAGAACCGACGAGGTTCGCGACGCAGACGGAGGGACCGGCCGCGGTGTGCCACCCGATGTACAGCCCGAGCAGACGCGGACAAGGTGCCCCGGCTCCAGCACGGACAGCTGGACTTCGGGCGAGCGGCCACCGTCCAGCCACCGAACGCCGCCGCCGGCGGCCAGCGTGTCCAAGGCGCGCTCCCAGTCCTGGAGGTCCACGGGCGTGAGCACGAGATCGAGCGTGCCGCTGACGAACTCCGTAGCCACGACGACCTCGGCGGCGAGGTGATCGTGGAACTGCAGACTCCCCGCCCCGAAGCGACCGAGTACCCGCACCAAGGCACCGTTGAGTTCGTCCCCGAGGCGAACCAGCTCCACAGCACCCTCCAGCCAAGACGCGGCAATCGGCGGTCAACCAAGATCACCACCGGTCACTCGCGCGACCGCGACAACGAAAAAACCGCCCCGACGTGCATCGGAGCGGTTTTCGGAAGGTGGCCAGGGCCGGGGTCGAACCGGCGACCTTCCGCTTTTCAGGCGGACGCTCGTACCAACTGAGCTACCTGGCCGGAAACGCCGGCTGAAGCCAGACGCTACTGCGACCCTGACGGGACTCGAACCCGCGACCTTCGCCGTGACAGGGCGACGCGCTAACCAACTGCGCCACAGGGCCATATGCATTTGTCATGCGTACTCCCAACGGGATTCGAACCCGCGTTGCCGCCTTGAAAGGGCGGAGTCCTAGGCCGCTAGACGATGGGAGCCCGGCCGGTTCGGGTGACCGACCGACCGCGCTCTCAGGTCTCCCTGGGAGCGATTAC carries:
- a CDS encoding sensor histidine kinase, whose product is MSSSRQAEHARPRRLLPSSLRGKLIAQVIALLALVCLVVGLVTEIALRSFLYHQLDDRLAAASERGTRQPPPGSWNGSANQPPPDSLRVPGQGIGTLAVVVFPDGAVRAGVLRGGSTSSNNPFPSDPVPSAELRTLLSLPADGKRRSVDLGDLGDYRVVSVRAQDGALLITGLPLAEVNETLWRLGFIFGGVALGGLLIAGGLGAITIRQTMRPLDRLADTASKVSQLQLDRGEVALSIRVPPVDTDTRTEVGKVGAAFNQMLGHVGAALNARQASENRVRQFVADASHELRTPLAAIRGYAELARRSGDSGDTVPPDIAFALGRVESESARMTTLVEDLLLLARLDSGRHRVYEAVDFSRIVADAVSDAHVAGRDHRWLLDVPVDPITVVGDADQLHQVVLNLLNNARTHTPPDTVVTTKLSVEGDEAVLRVTDNGPGIAPEVLPTVFERFARGDTSRSRAAGSTGLGLAIVAAVVAAHRGRVGVESKPGHTEFTVRFPR
- a CDS encoding bifunctional glycosyltransferase family 2/GtrA family protein, which encodes MTTSADASPAPRPADPPQRSTSPVLDVVVPVYNEETDLAPCVRRLHAYLSDALPYPFRITVADNASTDSTLAIAQALAEELPEVEVRHLDQKGRGRALNAAWSASDAQVLAYMDVDLSTDLAALFPLVAPLISGHSDLAIGSRLARGARVVRGPKREFISRCYNLILRGALAARFTDAQCGFKAIRADVARELLPLVEDTGWFFDTELLVLAQRSGLRIHEVPVDWVDDPNSSVDIVATATADLKGVARMIRGFARGTLPISQIRAQLGRHPIAVTEPGVPPKLARQLVRFAAIGVGSTLAYLVLYLLLRTGVGAQAANLIALLVTAVANTAANRRFTFGVRGSKGAGRHQFEGLIVFGLGLALTSGSLALLHAGAEPGRFAELVVLVLANLVATVLRFLLFRNWVFRKNR
- a CDS encoding DUF397 domain-containing protein; translated protein: MPEYPRPVDYDPQTAAHLFDESKWQKSFASEPNGGNCVEVNLAAPGLVGVRDTKLASSPVFVFDAGEWAAFLEGVKAGQFDLR
- a CDS encoding ArnT family glycosyltransferase, translated to MSTAAVSSDPARLGPVPAAARTRTAGRPPWVRPSVAVLLVATAALYLWNLSASGYANDFYAMAVQAGTKNWEALFFGSLDPGNVITVDKPPASLWLMALSGRLLGFSSFSMLLPNALCGVGSVALLYAAVRRTSGPLAGLIAGAALALTPVAALMFKFNNPDALLVLLMVAGAYCTVRALDRASTGWLMLAGAALGFGFLTKMLQAFLVLPAFALVYLVAAPTGLGRRLLQLLGAAVALVVATGWWIVAVALWPTESRPYIGGSTDNTPLELAFGYNGLGRIFGGDGNGGGGGGMGGNTMFGGETGLFRMFGAAFGLEISWLLPAALIAMAAGLWFTRFAPRLDRTRAALLLWGGWTVVTALVFSFMSGTIHPYYTVALAPGIAGLAGIGAVELWRGRRNFAARIVLALMLAATGVWDFILLARTPDWQPWLRWVLLVLTALVVTGLLFGLDRIRRAGIVLAVAGVVTGLLAPAAYAVVTASQGHTGSIPTSGPSGNSMGFGGGGFGGGQTSSELISLLKATTTKWSAATNGSQSAAGLALNSDTAVIAIGGFNGGDPAPTLDEFKQYVARGEITYYVSGGMGGMGPGGSGEIAQWVAENFTAQTVGGSTVYDLTTGTTTG
- a CDS encoding DUF2306 domain-containing protein, coding for MAGRWPLARSPAVRAGAGAPCPRLLGLYIGWHTAAGPSVCVANLVGSALWLAVTATGWRMARRRRFGDHRKWMARSFALAMSIVLSRAVNVVATIVLTPQVDTTFLGSAELMTYSAASWNAAVRAWSGRSRRSARPVRSPAPVRSPPAGAPPWRPASRTPGSRRSSSAPGPSGTSGGAAGSATGPRRT
- a CDS encoding class I SAM-dependent methyltransferase, with the translated sequence MTRRFYDRLAADYHRIYADWQSSVRRQGEALHRLLGGHPRRVLDCACGIGTQAVGLAALGHSVIGTDLSPGALARVPDLPVAAADMRALPFPDATFDAVVCADNSLPHLLTAEDMGRALTEMHRVLGKAGRLILSTRDYDEARRTHPTATPPSVHEAAEGRTITFQLWHWHTDGERYDVELCQVFPDLTTTVHTTTYWAITRAELQSLVNAAGFSDPTWHEPEESGFFQPILTAKT
- a CDS encoding response regulator transcription factor → MTSMNAAMSGAGKADLKHPDGSAVRVLVVDDEETLAELVSMALRMEGWETRSAGTGTEAVRVARDFRPDAVVLDVMLPDFSGLEVLSKLRAEAPHLPVLFLTARDAVEDRIAGLTAGGDDYVTKPFSLEEVVLRLRALLRRSRVVSANEGSTLTVGDLTLDEDSREVFRGGDPISLTATEFELLRFLMRNPKRVLSKAQILDRVWSYDFGGQANIVELYISYLRKKIDAGREPMIHTMRGAGYVLKPAG